The Streptomyces rubrogriseus genomic sequence TATACCTGGGGGCATGCCCGACGTCCGGCTGTCCTCACCGCAGGGCAAGTGGATCCTGCTGACCACCGTCCTCGGCTCCAGCATGGCGCTGCTGGACTCGACCGTCGTCAACGTCGCGCTGCCCCACATCGGGCGCGACCTCGGCGCGGACCTGGCCGCCCTCCAGTGGACCGTCAACGCGTACATGGTCACGCTGGCCGGCCTGATCCTGCTCGGCGGCGCCCTCGGGGACCGGTTCGGCCGCCGCCGGATCTTCGTCCTGGGGGTGCTGTGGTTCGCCGCCGCCTCCCTGCTGTGCGGCCTCGCGCCGAACGCCGGTGTGCTGATCGCCGCCCGCGCCCTCCAGGGCGTCGGCGGGGCGCTGCTCACCCCCGGCTCCCTCGCCCTGATCCAGGCCTCCTTCCACGCCGACGACCGGGGCCGTGCGGTGGGCCTGTGGTCGGGGTTCGGGGGCGTCGGCGCGGCGGTCGGGCCGTTCCTCGGGGGCTGGCTGGTGGACGGCGCGGGCTGGCGGTGGGTCTTCCTGCTCAACGTGCCGCTGGCGCTGCTGTGCGCGCCGATCGCGCTGCGGCACGTCCCCGAGTCCTCGGACGAGCGCGCCCACACCCGCTTCGACGTCCTCGGCGCCGCCCTGTGCGCGGCGGCCCTGGCGCTGCTCACCTACGCGCTGATCGAGGCCCGTACGGCGTCCTGGGCGGTGGCGCTCAGCGCGGTGGCCGGGGCGGTGGCCGCCGTGGCCTTCGTCCTGGTCGAGCGGCGCGGCAAGGACCCGATGATGCCGGTCGACGTCTTCTCCTCCCGCCAGTTCACGGCGGTCAACCTGGTCACGCTGTGCGTGTACGCGGCCTTCGGCGGCTTCTTCTTCCTCGCCGCGCTCCAGCTCCAGGTCGTCGTCGGCTGGTCCGCACTGGCCGCCGGTACGGCCCTGCTGCCGACCACCGTGCTGATGCTGCTGCTCTCGGCCCGCTCCGGCGAACTCGCCGAGCGCCTCGGCCCGCGCCTCCAGCTCACCGTCGGCCCCCTGCTCTGCGCCGCCGGGATGGTGCTGATGCTGCGGGTCGGCCCCGGCGCCTCGTACCTCGCCGACGTGCTGCCCGCCCTGCTGGTGCTCGGCCTCGGCATGGTCACGCTGGTCGCCCCGCTGACGGCGAGCGTGCTGGCCGCCGTGGACACCGCGCGCGCCGGTCTGGCCAGCGGCATCAACAACGCGGCGGCCCGTGCGGCGGGGCTCGTCGCGGTCGCCGCGCTGCCCCTGCTCACCGGCATGGGGGAGGAGGCCTACCGGTCGGCCGACGCGTTCGACGACGCGTTCGGGCCGGCCATGCTGATCTGCGCGGGCGTCCTGGTGGCGGGCTCCCTGATCGCCTTCACCACGGTGCGCCGCCCGGCCCCGGACTGCCCCCGCCCCGAGTGCCGCACCCACGGCTCGGTCCTGACACCCCCGCTGGAGCAAGGGGCGCGGGGAACCGCGCACGAAGGGTGACGCAGGGCACCGCCCCGGACCGGCGCCCGGATCATGCCGTCGAGGGGCGCGGGGAACCGCGCACGGAAGGGACTGCGGGGCACCGCCCTGGCCGACGCCCGGGTCATGCCCTCGAGGGGCGCGGGGAACTGCGCGCTCAACCACCACGCACCCGCACCCGACAACGCACCCCACCCCGCCCGGCCGCCCCCGGCGATGCCGCAGACTTGTCCCATGGCCATTCACGAGAACCTTCTCGGGGGACCGCCCCCGACCCACCTCCCCGACGACCCCGGGCCGCGCGAGCTGCTGGCGGGCGGCACCTCCCCCGCCGACGTCGCCGCGAAGTACCCGACGTCCTCGCTCGCCTGGGCCCGCCTGGCCGACGAGGCGTTCGAGCGGGGCAGCGTCGTGGAGTCGTACGCGTACGCCCGTACGGGCTACCACCGCGGCCTCGACGCCCTGCGCCGCAGCGGCTGGAAGGGACACGGCCCGGTGCCCTGGGAGCACGAGCCGAACCGCGGCTTCCTGCGCGCCCTGCACGCCCTCGCCCGCGCCGCCCAGGCGATCGGCGAGAAGGAGGAGTACGAGCGCTGCAGCCAGTTCCTGAAGGACTCCTCGCCGGCCGCGGCCGAGGTGCTGGGCTGACCCGGCCCCGACGCCCCCGGGCCCG encodes the following:
- a CDS encoding MFS transporter produces the protein MPDVRLSSPQGKWILLTTVLGSSMALLDSTVVNVALPHIGRDLGADLAALQWTVNAYMVTLAGLILLGGALGDRFGRRRIFVLGVLWFAAASLLCGLAPNAGVLIAARALQGVGGALLTPGSLALIQASFHADDRGRAVGLWSGFGGVGAAVGPFLGGWLVDGAGWRWVFLLNVPLALLCAPIALRHVPESSDERAHTRFDVLGAALCAAALALLTYALIEARTASWAVALSAVAGAVAAVAFVLVERRGKDPMMPVDVFSSRQFTAVNLVTLCVYAAFGGFFFLAALQLQVVVGWSALAAGTALLPTTVLMLLLSARSGELAERLGPRLQLTVGPLLCAAGMVLMLRVGPGASYLADVLPALLVLGLGMVTLVAPLTASVLAAVDTARAGLASGINNAAARAAGLVAVAALPLLTGMGEEAYRSADAFDDAFGPAMLICAGVLVAGSLIAFTTVRRPAPDCPRPECRTHGSVLTPPLEQGARGTAHEG
- a CDS encoding DUF3151 domain-containing protein, with amino-acid sequence MAIHENLLGGPPPTHLPDDPGPRELLAGGTSPADVAAKYPTSSLAWARLADEAFERGSVVESYAYARTGYHRGLDALRRSGWKGHGPVPWEHEPNRGFLRALHALARAAQAIGEKEEYERCSQFLKDSSPAAAEVLG